A region of Argentina anserina chromosome 5, drPotAnse1.1, whole genome shotgun sequence DNA encodes the following proteins:
- the LOC126795053 gene encoding vignain: MEMKMCLLFAALSLALVIGVAESFDYHERDLASEDSLWDLYERWRSHHTVSRSLDEKHKRFNVFKENVKHVHNTNKEDKPYKLKLNKFADMTNHEFRSGYAGSKVKHHRMLQGQRSGEGAFRYENVDRVPASVDWRKNGAVTPVKDQGQCGSCWAFSTVVAVEGINQIKTKNLVSLSEQELVDCDNEQNQGCNGGLMEVAFEIIKQKGGLTTETNYPYRATDSNCNSAKENSPVVSIDGHESVPANNEDALLKAAANQPLSVAIDAGGPDFQFYSEGVYNGQCGTELDHGVAIVGYGTTLDGTKYWIVKNSWGPEWGEKGYIRMARGIAQKEGKCGIAMEASYPIKNSSTNPTGPPTSYPKDEL; encoded by the exons ATGGAAATGAAGATGTGTCTTTTGTTTGCTGCTCTTTCACTTGCTTTGGTGATTGGGGTGGCTGAGAGCTTTGATTACCATGAGAGAGACTTAGCCTCCGAGGACAGCTTGTGGGATCTGTACGAGAGGTGGAGGAGCCACCACACTGTCTCGAGGAGCCTCGATGAGAAGCACAAGCGGTTCAATGTGTTCAAGGAGAATGTCAAGCATGTCCACAACACCAACAAAGAAGACAAACCTTATAAGCTGAAGCTGAACAAGTTTGCGGACATGACCAACCATGAGTTCAGGAGCGGTTATGCTGGCTCCAAAGTTAAGCATCACAGGATGCTCCAAGGGCAGCGAAGCGGTGAGGGGGCCTTCAGGTACGAGAATGTTGATCGTGTCCCGGCATCTGTTGACTGGAGAAAGAACGGTGCTGTCACACCAGTTAAGGATCAAGGCCAATGTG GTAGTTGCTGGGCGTTTTCAACTGTTGTAGCTGTTGAGGGCATCAACCAAATTAAGACAAAGAACCTTGTTTCACTGTCGGAACAAGAGTTGGTTGACTGTGACAATGAACAGAATCAAGGATGCAATGGGGGGCTAATGGAAGTGGCGTTTGAAATCATCAAACAAAAGGGAGGCCTTACGACTGAGACAAACTATCCTTACAGAGCTACTGATTCAAACTGCAATTCTGCAAAG GAAAACAGTCCGGTAGTATCAATTGATGGCCACGAGTCAGTGCCTGCTAATAATGAAGATGCATTGCTCAAAGCAGCTGCAAACCAACCTCTCTCTGTTGCAATAGACGCCGGAGGTCctgattttcaattttattcaGAG GGAGTATATAATGGACAATGTGGCACTGAGCTAGATCATGGAGTCGCAATTGTGGGATACGGAACAACACTTGATGGAACCAAGTATTGGATAGTCAAGAATTCTTGGGGCCCCGAGTGGGGAGAGAAGGGTTACATAAGGATGGCTCGAGGCATCGCTCAGAAGGAGGGGAAATGTGGAATAGCAATGGAGGCCTCATACCCCATCAAGAACTCTTCAACAAATCCTACCGGACCACCTACCTCCTACCCCAAGGATGAACTCTAG
- the LOC126795052 gene encoding BTB/POZ and TAZ domain-containing protein 1 gives METNHHTPTTNLSDDLCPATSPAKSVPRELPEPDIHILTRDAVRIPAHSSVLASVSPVLENIIDRPRKHRRSERVIPILGVPSDAVVAFTRFLYSSRCTEEHMEKYAIHLLALSHVYLVPQLKQRCTKELGQRLSVDNVVDVLQLARLCDAADLYLKCMKLVANHFKAVEATEGWKFVQDHDPYLELDILQFIDETESRKKRTRRHREEQRLYLQLSEAMECLEHICTEGCTSVGPYDMEPGQKRGPCSKFGTCQGLQHLFQHFATCKRRVNGGCLRCKRMWQLLRLHSSMCDQSDSCRVPLCRQFKLKLIHEKKRDDARWKLLVRKVVSAKAISSLALAKRKRDEDQLGETRSHCSDHAIRSFRLCSNDSNCI, from the exons ATGGAAACCAACCATCATACCCCAACAACCAACCTCTCCGACGACCTCTGTCCCGCCACATCACCCGCCAAATCCGTGCCCCGAGAGCTGCCCGAACCCGATATCCACATCCTGACCCGCGACGCTGTTCGCATCCCGGCCCACTCTTCCGTTCTG GCGTCGGTGTCGCCGGTGCTGGAAAACATAATAGATCGGCCACGTAAGCACCGCAGATCCGAGAGAGTCATCCCCATCCTCGGCGTCCCAAGTGACGCCGTCGTCGCCTTCACCCGCTTCCTCTACTCCTCAAG ATGCACGGAGGAGCACATGGAGAAGTACGCGATCCATCTGCTGGCGCTGTCCCACGTCTACTTGGTGCCTCAGCTGAAGCAGAGATGCACGAAGGAGCTGGGTCAACGTTTGAGCGTTGACAATGTCGTGGATGTGCTCCAGTTGGCGAGGCTCTGCGACGCTGCGGATCTCTACCTCAAGTGTATGAAGCTGGTTGCTAATCACTTCAAGGCTGTGGAGGCAACTGAAGGCTGGAAATTTGTTCAAGACCATGATCCTTACCTCGAACTCGACATTTTGCAGTTCATCGATGAAACTGAATCG aggaagaagaggacaAGGAGGCATAGGGAGGAACAGAGGTTGTATCTCCAGCTAAGTGAGGCAATGGAATGCTTGGAGCACATATGTACTGAAGGGTGCACCAGTGTCGGGCCATATGACATGGAGCCGGGTCAGAAGAGAGGGCCGTGCAGCAAGTTCGGCACATGCCAAGGGCTTCAGCACCTGTTTCAGCACTTCGCCACTTGCAAGAGGAGAGTGAACGGTGGTTGCTTGCGTTGCAAGCGGATGTGGCAGCTACTTAGGCTTCACTCGTCGATGTGTGACCAATCCGATTCTTGCCGAGTTCCCCTTTGCAG GCAGTTCAAGTTAAAATTGATacatgagaagaagagagatgaTGCAAGGTGGAAATTGCTGGTGAGGAAGGTTGTATCAGCCAAAGCCATATCTTCGCTGGCTCTGGCCAAGAGGAAGAGAGATGAGGATCAACTAGGCGAAACCAGAAGCCACTGCAGTGATCATGCAATTAGAAGCTTCAGACTGTGTTCAAATGATTCAAATTGCATATAG
- the LOC126795077 gene encoding peptide methionine sulfoxide reductase, protein MASTTNPALDPDSDTPDNPGHEFAQFGLGCFWGAELRFQRVVGVVKTKVGYSQGHVHDPNYRLVCSGTTNHSEVVRVQFDPQVCPYSDLLSVFWSRHDPTTLNRQGGDVGTQYRSGIYYYNETQARLAEESKEAKQKEFKDKRVVTEILLAKRFYRAEEYHQQYLEKGGSNGNKQSAQKGCNDPIRCYG, encoded by the exons ATGGCTTCCACTACAAACCCAGCTCTGGACCCAGATTCCGACACTCCGGATAACCCGGGTCACGAGTTCGCTCAATTCGGGTTGGGTTGCTTCTGGGGAGCCGAGCTCCGGTTCCAGCGGGTCGTCGGCGTGGTCAAGACCAAGGTCGGGTACTCCCAAGGCCACGTCCACGACCCGAATTACAGGCTGGTCTGCTCCGGAACCACCAACCATTCCGAGGTGGTTCGGGTCCAGTTTGACCCGCAAGTCTGCCCATATTCGGACCTGCTTTCTGTCTTTTGGTCTCGTCATGATCCAACCACCCTCAATCGTCAG GGTGGAGATGTGGGAACTCAATATCGATCGGGAATCTACTACTACAACGAAACGCAGGCCCGTCTAGCTGAGGAATCGAAGGAAGCAAAGCAGAAGGAGTTTAAGGACAAGAGGGTGGTGACAGAGATTCTTCTAGCAAAGAGGTTTTACAGGGCAGAGGAGTACCATCAGCAATATCTGGAGAAAGGAGGAAGTAATGGCAATAAACAATCTGCTCAAAAGGGTTGTAATGATCCTATTAGATGCTATGGTTGA
- the LOC126795087 gene encoding uncharacterized protein LOC126795087 — MVKVLTYFGMTLGAFVFWQTMDKVHVWIALHQDEKVNFPLFPTQIEIGLRIWSFLKITFGIRFGFSIKIPNNEMGYC, encoded by the coding sequence ATGGTGAAGGTCCTAACCTACTTTGGCATGACTTTGGGAGCTTTCGTTTTCTGGCAAACCATGGATAAAGTCCACGTCTGGATCGCTTTGCATCAGGACGAGAAGGTAAACTTCCCCTTGTTCcctactcaaattgaaattggACTGAGAATTTGGTCGTTTTTGAAGATCACATTTGGAATTCGATTCGGTTTCAGCATTAAAATCCCAAACAATGAAATGGGCTACTGCTAG
- the LOC126795031 gene encoding autophagy-related protein 16 produces the protein MSQDEVARRAIRHALKALRKRHLLEEGAHAPAYTALANPIAHQGSEWKEKAETLELELQQCYKAQSRLSEQLVVEVAESRSSKALLEEKEAAITDQLNELTQKRDECSQLKAELEKKTEALELVMSENNEIRAQLEEMSVRAKNAEAETKVLIDRWMLEKMKDAERLNEANALYEDMLERIKVSGLQTLARQQVDGVVRQSEEGAEYFVESTNPSTCKNRVNAHDGGCASILFEYNSGKLISGGQDGTIKKWDTSTGALTNTLHGCIGSVIDLSITHDNKYIIAASSSNKLYVWDANSGRVQHTLTGHTDKVCAVDVSKFSSRHIVSAAYDRTIKVWDLQKGYCTNTIIFPKYCNALCFSMDEQTICSGHVDGNLRLWDIHKGKLLNEVAAHSSAVTSISLSRSGNMILTSGRDNVHHLFDMRTLEVCGTLRGNRVASNWSRSCISPDDQYVAAGSADGAVYIWSIAKADIVSTLKEHTNSVLCCSWSGHGLPLASADKNGVICTWT, from the exons AT GTCTCAGGATGAGGTTGCTAGGAGAGCGATTAGGCACGCGCTGAAGGCTCTGCGGAAGCGGCATTTGCTTGAAGAAGGTGCTCATGCTCCGGCGTACACCGCTCTCGCCAATCCCATTGCTCATCAG GGATCAGAATGGAAGGAGAAGGCGGAGACGTTGGAGCTCGAGCTTCAGCAGTGCTACAAGGCTCAATCTCGGCTGTCGGAGCAGCTTGTGGTGGAAGTAGCAGAGTCCAGGTCTTCAAAAGCTCTACTCGAGGAGAAAGAGGCAGCGATTACGGATCAGCTGAACGAGCTGACGCAAAAGAG GGATGAGTGCTCTCAGTTGAAGGCGGAGTTAGAGAAGAAGACTGAAGCTCTAGAGTTGGTTATGAGTGAGAACAATGAGATACGGGCGCAGCTAGAAGAAATGTCTGTTAGAGCCAAGAATGCCGAAGCTGAAACTAAGGTGTTAATTGACCGTTGGATGTTGGAAAAGATGAAGGATGCTGAACGCCTAAATGAG GCAAATGCCCTATATGAAGACATGCTTGAGCGGATCAAGGTCAGCGGTTTACAAACACTTGCCAGGCAGCAAGTAGATGGTGTGGTCCGCCAAAGTGAAGAAGGTGCTGAATACTTTGTGGAGTCAACCAATCCCTCTACATGCAAGAACAGAGTCAATGCCCATGATGGCGGCTGTGCTTCCATATTATTCGAGTACAATTCAGGTAAATTGATCTCTGGTGGACAAGATGGGACAATTAAAAAGTGGGATACAAGTACAGGGGCTTTGACTAATACACTCCATGGTTGCATTGGTTCTGTTATTGATCTTTCCATTACCCATGATAATAAATATATCATAGCAGCAAGTAGTTCGAACAAATTGTATGTGTGGGATGCTAACTCAGGGAGGGTTCAACATACTCTCACGGGTCACACAGATAAAGTGTGTGCTGTAGATGTCAGCAAGTTCTCAAGTCGACACATTGTTAGTGCAGCTTATGATCGTACCATAAAGGTTTGGGATTTGCAGAAAGGCTACTGCACAAACACAATTATTTTCCCCAAATACTGCAATGCTCTCTGTTTCAGCATGGATGAACAGACCATTTGCTCAGGTCATGTGGATGGAAATCTTCGACTTTGGGATATTCATAAAGGGAAGCTGCTCAATGAAGTGGCTGCACACTCAAGTGCGGTAACCTCTATATCCTTGTCGCGAAGTGGCAACATGATATTGACCAGTGGGAGGGACAACGTGCATCACCTTTTTGATATGAGAACCCTAGAAGTTTGTGGGACGTTGAGAGGAAACAGAGTAGCATCCAACTGGAGCAGATCTTGTATCAGTCCTGATGACCAATATGTTGCAGCTGGATCTGCTGATGGTGCTGTCTACATCTGGTCTATAGCCAAAGCTGACATTGTGAGTACCCTGAAGGAGCACACAAACTCTGTCCTCTGCTGCTCATGGAGTGGACATGGATTACCTCTAGCTTCTGCAGACAAGAATGGAGTCATTTGTACTTGGACTTGA
- the LOC126795046 gene encoding probable pectate lyase 18 → MAMPSASSPSLSLLVFLFCLLTLTLIAVSSAPVQDPELVVQQVQRSIYNASATRRKLGYLSCGTGNPIDDCWRCDPNWEKNRQRLADCAIGFGKGAIGGRDGRIYVVTDSGDDDPVTPKPGTLRHAVIQEEPLWIIFERDMSIKLKEELIMNSFKTIDGRGASVHISGGPCITIQFVTNIIIHGLNIHDCKQGGNAMVRDSPNHFGWRTVSDGDGVSIFGGSHVWVDHCSLSNCADGLIDAIHGSTAITISNNYMTHHDKVMLLGHSDSYTQDKNMQVTIAFNHFGEGLVQRMPRCRHGYFHVVNNDYTHWEMYAIGGSANPTINSQGNRFSAPDIRFSKEVTKHEDAPESEWKNWNWRSEGDMLINGAFFTASGAGASSSYAKASSLGARPSSLVGSITTTSGALNCRKDSRC, encoded by the exons ATGGCAATGCCTTCAGCTTCATCcccctcactctctctcctcgTCTTCCTCTTTTGTCTCCTCACCCTAACCCTCATTGCTGTTTCCTCTGCTCCAGTTCAAGATCCTGAGCTAGTTGTACAACAAGTACAAAG GAGCATCTATAATGCCTCGGCTACCCGGAGAAAGTTGGGCTACCTGTCGTGTGGTACCGGTAACCCGATCGACGACTGCTGGCGGTGCGACCCGAACTGGGAGAAAAATCGCCAGAGGCTGGCCGACTGCGCAATTGGGTTCGGTAAAGGCGCCATTGGCGGCAGGGACGGGAGGATTTACGTGGTGACCGACTCTGGTGACGACGACCCGGTAACCCCTAAGCCAGGGACTCTACGACATGCCGTCATCCAAGAAGAGCCCCTATGGATCATCTTCGAGCGAGACATGTCGATCAAGCTCAAGGAGGAGCTGATCATGAACTCGTTCAAGACCATCGACGGCAGAGGAGCCAGCGTCCACATCTCCGGCGGTCCATGCATTACGATCCAGTTCGTGACCAACATTATCATTCATGGACTTAACATTCACGATTGCAAGCAGGGAGGCAATGCTATGGTGCGTGACTCCCCGAATCACTTCGGGTGGAGAACAGTATCGGACGGTGACGGAGTGTCCATCTTCGGTGGGAGTCATGTTTGGGTGGACCATTGCTCGCTTTCGAACTGCGCCGACGGCCTGATCGACGCGATTCATGGGTCCACGGCGATAACGATTTCAAACAACTACATGACGCATCACGATAAGGTCATGTTGCTTGGACATAGCGATTCCTATACCCAGGACAAGAACATGCAGGTCACTATTGCCTTCAATCACTTCGGAGAAGGTCTCGTTCAAAGGATGCCAAG ATGTAGGCATGGATATTTCCATGTAGTGAATAATGACTACACCCATTGGGAGATGTATGCCATTGGAGGCAGTGCAAACCCTACCATCAACAGCCAAGGGAATAGGTTTTCTGCGCCAGATATAAGGTTCAGCAAGGAG GTAACGAAACATGAGGATGCACCCGAAAGTGAGTGGAAGAATTGGAACTGGAGGTCCGAGGGTGATATGTTGATCAACGGTGCTTTTTTCACGGCCTCAGGTGCCGGAGCTTCTTCAAGCTACGCAAAAGCTTCAAGCCTGGGAGCAAGGCCATCTTCGCTTGTGGGTTCCATCACCACAACTTCTGGTGCACTCAATTGCCGAAAGGATTCCCGTTGCTAG